A genomic segment from Desulfurobacterium pacificum encodes:
- the cas1 gene encoding CRISPR-associated endonuclease Cas1 → MKGYLFVTTPGACISRKGNVLIVETTERKTQIPIGIIKHVFLFGTVNITVPAIRLLSSRGKFVFLLNRYGRLVSVVYPEFFGSDNNIRMNQYLTFSNEERKIAITKELLQRKLEVTKLVIYNLYASRNLKPENLNEWAEGIRASILSAENLQSLLGIDGNISRYLYGKFSSFNESPFYFERREYYPPPDPVNALLSLSFSIFYSIMHPLVLSFGFDPYLGFFHIRRGKHAALCSDVMEIVRPRLAEFVFTALNDEFFEEGDFSKDKGGMFLRTEALKSFVKLFSDVVIHGKDEAFMSEVIAFLNWLKEEVKK, encoded by the coding sequence ATGAAGGGCTACCTTTTTGTGACAACTCCAGGAGCATGCATCTCACGAAAAGGTAACGTCCTAATAGTAGAAACAACAGAAAGGAAAACTCAAATACCGATAGGTATTATCAAGCATGTATTTCTGTTCGGAACAGTTAACATTACTGTTCCTGCGATAAGACTCCTTTCTTCAAGAGGAAAGTTTGTATTTCTTTTAAATCGATACGGAAGGCTCGTTAGCGTTGTTTATCCAGAATTTTTCGGAAGCGATAATAACATTAGAATGAACCAATACTTAACCTTTAGCAATGAAGAAAGAAAAATAGCAATAACAAAAGAACTTCTGCAAAGAAAATTAGAAGTAACAAAGTTGGTTATCTACAATCTTTACGCTTCCAGAAACTTGAAACCAGAAAATCTCAATGAGTGGGCTGAAGGAATAAGGGCTTCTATACTTTCTGCTGAAAACCTCCAGTCTCTTCTGGGAATTGACGGGAACATAAGCAGATACCTTTACGGGAAATTTTCCTCTTTTAACGAAAGCCCCTTTTACTTTGAAAGGCGGGAATATTATCCACCACCTGACCCAGTTAACGCTTTGCTTAGCTTGAGCTTCTCAATTTTTTACTCAATCATGCACCCGCTGGTGCTTTCTTTTGGTTTTGACCCTTACCTGGGATTTTTCCATATAAGGAGAGGAAAACACGCTGCCCTTTGTTCTGATGTTATGGAAATTGTCAGACCGCGCCTTGCCGAGTTCGTTTTTACAGCTTTGAATGATGAGTTTTTTGAGGAGGGGGATTTTTCAAAGGACAAAGGAGGAATGTTTCTTAGAACTGAAGCTCTTAAATCTTTTGTTAAACTTTTTTCAGACGTTGTAATTCACGGTAAAGACGAAGCTTTTATGTCAGAAGTAATAGCTTTTCTTAACTGGTTAAAGGAAGAGGTCAAAAAATGA
- the cas2 gene encoding CRISPR-associated endonuclease Cas2 encodes MRYLITYDISEDSVRNKLIKFLNEYGKRVQFSCFEIEASKIQLADLIKKIDDLIDKETDKVFFFPISDYAAPFVRKLGKNADEDNPNVVL; translated from the coding sequence ATGAGATACCTAATTACATACGACATTTCGGAAGACTCTGTAAGAAACAAACTAATAAAGTTTTTAAACGAATACGGTAAAAGAGTGCAGTTTAGCTGCTTTGAAATAGAAGCAAGTAAAATTCAACTCGCTGATTTAATTAAAAAGATTGACGACTTAATAGACAAGGAAACTGACAAAGTGTTCTTTTTCCCCATTAGCGACTATGCTGCCCCTTTTGTTAGAAAGTTAGGAAAAAACGCCGATGAAGATAATCCCAACGTGGTGCTATGA
- the cas2 gene encoding CRISPR-associated endonuclease Cas2 yields MRLPKRIKRFVVAYDVCVKDDSYVEKRNSAKRRTKIMRVLYDYGIRTQLSVFEVVLKSRQYEELIERVEKILRKETDKVYIYPIDAGSESKIVRLGKEINILGDMFL; encoded by the coding sequence ATGAGGTTACCTAAAAGGATAAAAAGATTTGTAGTAGCCTATGACGTTTGCGTTAAAGATGATTCGTATGTAGAAAAAAGGAATTCTGCAAAGAGAAGAACTAAAATAATGAGAGTTCTCTACGACTACGGAATAAGAACGCAACTTAGCGTTTTTGAAGTGGTTCTTAAAAGCAGACAGTACGAAGAGTTAATTGAAAGGGTGGAAAAAATTTTAAGAAAGGAAACTGACAAAGTTTACATTTACCCAATAGACGCAGGAAGTGAAAGTAAAATTGTTCGGCTCGGCAAAGAAATAAACATTCTTGGAGATATGTTTTTGTAA
- a CDS encoding chloride channel protein — protein MGGVSAIVFRKAISFFHNLFTTVSPFQQYHYLFPIIIPVVFLITYKISKLFVISPEDVTIDEVAKRISLKKGGFDLKKGLAVLGTTSFNIGAGVPVGREGPIAKLGGVTSELLMKIIKTDRLHLPIYLTCGVSSAISATFNAPIAAILFGTEIVLGKINSYILIPLVVSSSIAAIVSQEAFGDFAAFTVPHLNFSNAEIIFLPIAVLLLSLIPLFFWIFFDFFSHLRYAFRHHWGKFVFIYGIVVGIVLFFFPEAAGVGYEQITKLLSGQIPPFLSFQIFLAKFFAVILAFGAGIFGGLMSPSIFLGAFGGFSAGELFKLIDPSVNPAVFALIGSASVLSGISRAPFRSSLIIIELTHSYQLVVPILLASIMTKYLLNVEGEISFLKRALLNKGIDVENILTIKKLKDFNISQFLKLIHPLYENTHISVAQERLLKEKWRYLPVVKSPHDNHLIGIVSLRDIRISALFEAKNLKVRDIMTPDPFALPLNASFEDILKALALLETNLIPVVDEKGNYVGMFDVDEFLRFLSF, from the coding sequence TTGGGAGGGGTCTCGGCAATAGTCTTCAGGAAAGCTATCTCTTTTTTCCACAACTTGTTTACAACCGTTTCTCCGTTTCAGCAGTACCACTATTTATTTCCAATAATAATCCCAGTAGTTTTTCTTATTACTTACAAAATCTCAAAGCTGTTCGTTATCTCTCCTGAAGATGTAACAATAGACGAAGTAGCCAAAAGAATTTCTTTGAAAAAGGGAGGATTTGACCTCAAAAAAGGTTTGGCAGTTTTAGGAACAACCTCTTTTAACATAGGCGCTGGCGTTCCGGTAGGAAGGGAAGGACCAATTGCAAAGTTAGGCGGCGTTACTTCTGAATTACTAATGAAAATTATTAAAACAGACAGATTACATCTGCCTATATACCTAACCTGCGGCGTTTCTTCTGCCATCTCTGCCACCTTCAACGCACCAATAGCGGCGATACTATTTGGAACAGAAATAGTTTTAGGCAAGATAAACAGCTACATTCTCATACCCCTGGTGGTTTCATCCTCTATCGCAGCTATAGTTTCGCAGGAAGCTTTTGGAGACTTTGCTGCTTTTACCGTTCCTCACCTAAACTTTTCTAATGCAGAGATAATTTTCCTGCCAATAGCTGTTCTTCTATTGTCGTTGATACCACTATTTTTCTGGATATTCTTTGATTTCTTCTCCCATTTGAGATATGCATTCAGACATCACTGGGGAAAATTTGTTTTTATTTACGGAATTGTTGTGGGAATAGTTCTTTTCTTCTTCCCGGAAGCAGCTGGAGTAGGGTATGAACAGATAACAAAACTCCTAAGCGGACAGATTCCTCCGTTCTTGAGCTTTCAGATATTTTTAGCTAAGTTTTTTGCGGTTATCCTGGCGTTTGGAGCGGGGATTTTTGGCGGTTTAATGTCTCCATCTATATTTTTGGGGGCGTTTGGGGGATTTTCCGCAGGAGAGCTTTTTAAACTAATTGACCCTTCTGTTAATCCTGCTGTTTTTGCTCTTATAGGTTCAGCTTCTGTTCTTTCAGGAATATCCAGAGCACCTTTCCGTTCTTCTCTGATAATCATAGAGCTAACCCACAGTTATCAATTGGTGGTTCCTATACTGTTAGCTTCCATAATGACAAAATACCTGCTAAACGTTGAAGGAGAAATAAGCTTCCTCAAAAGAGCTCTTTTAAACAAAGGAATAGATGTTGAAAACATCCTCACAATTAAGAAGTTAAAGGACTTCAACATTAGTCAGTTTTTAAAACTTATTCATCCACTCTATGAAAATACCCATATTTCGGTAGCTCAGGAAAGACTGCTGAAAGAGAAATGGAGATATCTTCCCGTTGTTAAATCACCACACGACAACCACTTAATCGGAATAGTTTCTCTGAGGGATATCCGAATCAGCGCTTTATTTGAAGCGAAAAACTTAAAAGTAAGAGACATAATGACTCCCGACCCGTTCGCACTACCTTTGAACGCCTCTTTTGAAGATATCCTTAAAGCTCTTGCTCTCCTTGAAACAAACCTTATCCCCGTTGTAGATGAAAAGGGTAATTACGTGGGCATGTTTGATGTTGACGAATTCTTAAGATTCCTCTCTTTTTAA
- a CDS encoding glutamate synthase-related protein, whose protein sequence is MLFKKPQVAFYPFMVLRDDYKCIRCKSCVDQCSFGATYYDEDLDKIMNHNENCVNCKRCEAFCPTDAIKVVKNPSTFHPDANWTEEAIRDVHVQMLTGAVILTSTGNDKPIRNYFDHLLLDACQVTNPPIDPLREPMELKTFIGRKTDSLEFEEDRVSIKTTIGKQLELEIPVLFSAMSYGSINLNLQKAMARAAKEFGTYWNTGEGGLHKSLREYKDCTIVQVASGRFGVDLDYLETSAAIEIKIGQGAKPGIGGHLPGEKVTEGIAETRMIPVGSDAISPAPHHDIYSIEDLRQLIYALKEATRYEKPVFVKIAAVHNVAAIACGIAHAGADAIVIDGVRGGTGATPKALRDHVGIPIELAIAAVDDRLRKEGLRNEVSLIAAGGFRSAVDVLKAIALGADAIYVGTVAKIAAGCTQCQQCHTGKCAWGITTNDPKLAKRLNPDIVAENLYNLLRAWAHDIKELLGAMGINAIESIKGNRLRLRSWGLTEQENKILGVLPAGM, encoded by the coding sequence ATGCTTTTTAAGAAACCTCAAGTAGCGTTTTATCCTTTTATGGTTCTAAGAGATGATTATAAGTGTATTCGTTGTAAATCCTGCGTTGACCAGTGCTCTTTCGGTGCCACCTATTACGACGAGGATTTAGACAAAATAATGAACCATAATGAAAACTGCGTTAACTGCAAAAGATGCGAAGCATTCTGTCCTACCGATGCAATAAAGGTAGTTAAAAACCCTTCTACCTTCCATCCAGATGCAAACTGGACAGAAGAAGCAATTCGCGACGTTCACGTTCAAATGCTAACAGGTGCCGTAATTCTCACATCAACCGGAAACGACAAACCTATAAGAAACTATTTTGACCACCTGCTTTTAGATGCCTGTCAGGTAACAAACCCTCCAATTGACCCCTTAAGAGAACCTATGGAACTCAAAACTTTTATAGGAAGAAAAACGGACAGCTTAGAGTTTGAAGAGGATAGAGTAAGCATCAAAACAACAATAGGAAAGCAGTTGGAACTTGAAATACCTGTCCTTTTCTCAGCAATGTCTTACGGTTCAATCAACTTAAATCTTCAAAAGGCAATGGCAAGAGCTGCTAAAGAGTTTGGAACTTACTGGAATACAGGTGAAGGTGGTCTTCATAAATCGTTAAGAGAATATAAAGACTGCACGATTGTTCAGGTTGCTTCTGGTAGATTTGGCGTTGACCTTGACTACCTTGAGACTTCTGCTGCAATAGAAATTAAAATAGGACAGGGAGCAAAGCCGGGAATTGGTGGTCACCTGCCGGGCGAAAAAGTTACAGAAGGAATTGCTGAAACGCGTATGATTCCGGTAGGTTCAGATGCCATATCTCCTGCACCGCACCACGATATCTATTCCATTGAAGACTTAAGACAGCTCATTTACGCCTTAAAGGAAGCAACAAGATATGAAAAACCTGTATTTGTGAAAATAGCAGCAGTTCATAATGTGGCAGCAATTGCCTGCGGTATCGCCCATGCAGGAGCAGATGCAATAGTAATTGATGGAGTTCGCGGCGGAACAGGTGCAACGCCAAAAGCTTTAAGAGACCACGTTGGTATCCCTATTGAATTAGCAATAGCTGCAGTTGACGATAGACTCAGAAAAGAAGGTTTAAGAAACGAAGTTTCCTTAATTGCCGCAGGCGGATTTAGAAGCGCCGTTGACGTTTTAAAAGCAATAGCCTTAGGAGCGGACGCAATTTACGTTGGAACAGTTGCAAAGATTGCAGCAGGTTGCACGCAGTGTCAGCAGTGTCACACCGGTAAGTGTGCATGGGGAATAACAACTAACGACCCAAAATTAGCTAAAAGACTCAACCCCGATATAGTTGCTGAAAACCTTTACAACCTGTTGAGAGCCTGGGCACACGACATTAAAGAGCTGTTGGGTGCAATGGGTATTAACGCTATTGAATCCATCAAAGGAAACCGTCTGAGACTTCGTAGCTGGGGTCTTACAGAACAGGAAAACAAAATTTTAGGCGTTCTACCAGCAGGAATGTAG
- a CDS encoding 4Fe-4S dicluster domain-containing protein: MAKKKRNLMKVYPIEENCISCRYCEVACTMVHSQTQDPVKAYKLEGLKPRPAVEVKGAVSLSVMCRHCKHPFCFDACISGAITIGKGGKVLLDEEKCVGCWNCVLVCPFGAAHPFVERKHSFKCDLCEDRGFPACVEACPNRALVYDYER, from the coding sequence ATGGCAAAGAAAAAGAGAAACCTTATGAAAGTTTATCCAATAGAAGAAAACTGTATATCCTGCAGGTATTGTGAAGTTGCCTGCACCATGGTTCACAGCCAGACGCAGGACCCTGTGAAAGCCTACAAACTTGAAGGTTTAAAGCCAAGACCGGCAGTAGAGGTAAAAGGAGCAGTTTCTCTTTCTGTAATGTGCAGGCACTGTAAACATCCTTTCTGTTTTGATGCGTGCATTTCTGGCGCCATCACGATTGGAAAAGGTGGGAAAGTTTTACTTGATGAAGAAAAATGCGTTGGTTGCTGGAACTGCGTTTTAGTGTGCCCGTTTGGTGCTGCACATCCGTTTGTTGAAAGGAAGCATTCTTTCAAATGCGACCTTTGTGAAGATAGAGGTTTTCCTGCGTGTGTAGAAGCTTGTCCAAACAGAGCGTTAGTTTACGATTACGAAAGGTAA
- a CDS encoding NAD(P)/FAD-dependent oxidoreductase, whose product MRYVIIGNSAAAVGCITGIRKADKEGEIVVISYEDKCYSKPMIADVLVDFPEEKLIYRDKTFFEKNKVEQILGKKAISVDGQNKKVMLETGEEITYDKLLIATGGKPFVPPIEGSDKKGVFTFTELSSAINFKNYIKENEIEEVVVIGSGFIGLEVAYFLAEIGIKVTVVELLDRVLAKALDKRGSTIVEEMLKEKGVEFIFNDTVEKILGEKQVAGVELKSGKALTCGAVVVAIGVRPNTELAETAGIEINRGIITNDFMETNVPDIYAAGDCIECIDIIDGQRKPIPLFPLAFEQGLVAGLNMAGKNMKYLGGIPLNSLKFLPVPVLNAGVVEPIDDTCEVLVNDKFDSKGYYRKAIVKDEKLIGYIAIGEIDRVGILTNVIRQKIDVSNVKDRLVSLDFGLVDLPEWWRKEKLVEDKTAYKDWRAV is encoded by the coding sequence ATGCGTTACGTGATAATTGGTAACAGTGCTGCGGCAGTTGGATGCATAACGGGGATAAGAAAAGCAGACAAGGAAGGTGAGATTGTTGTTATCTCTTACGAAGACAAGTGTTATTCAAAGCCGATGATTGCGGATGTGTTGGTGGATTTTCCTGAAGAAAAGCTTATTTACAGAGACAAAACATTTTTTGAAAAAAATAAAGTAGAACAAATATTAGGGAAAAAGGCTATTAGCGTTGATGGTCAGAATAAAAAAGTTATGTTGGAAACGGGCGAAGAAATAACTTACGATAAACTCCTAATCGCAACAGGCGGAAAGCCTTTCGTTCCTCCAATAGAGGGAAGTGATAAAAAAGGCGTTTTTACCTTCACTGAACTTTCATCTGCTATCAATTTTAAAAACTATATAAAAGAGAACGAAATAGAAGAAGTCGTTGTAATAGGTTCAGGTTTCATAGGGCTTGAAGTGGCTTACTTTTTAGCAGAAATAGGGATAAAGGTAACAGTTGTAGAACTTTTAGACAGAGTATTGGCAAAAGCTTTAGATAAGAGAGGCTCAACAATAGTTGAAGAAATGTTAAAAGAAAAAGGAGTTGAATTCATTTTCAACGACACTGTAGAAAAAATATTGGGAGAGAAGCAGGTAGCAGGTGTAGAACTTAAAAGTGGAAAAGCTTTAACCTGCGGTGCTGTTGTTGTTGCAATAGGTGTAAGACCCAATACAGAATTGGCTGAAACGGCGGGAATTGAGATAAATAGAGGTATCATTACAAACGACTTCATGGAAACAAACGTTCCTGATATATATGCTGCCGGAGATTGTATAGAATGCATTGACATTATTGATGGTCAAAGAAAACCCATTCCTCTGTTCCCGTTAGCATTTGAGCAGGGACTTGTGGCAGGTCTCAACATGGCAGGTAAAAATATGAAATATTTAGGTGGTATCCCTCTAAACTCTTTAAAGTTTCTCCCAGTTCCTGTTCTTAACGCCGGAGTAGTAGAGCCTATTGACGATACGTGTGAAGTATTAGTTAACGACAAGTTTGATAGTAAGGGCTATTACAGGAAGGCTATCGTTAAAGATGAAAAGTTAATCGGCTACATAGCAATCGGCGAAATAGACAGAGTGGGAATTTTGACAAACGTGATAAGACAGAAAATAGATGTATCAAACGTAAAAGATAGGTTGGTATCACTTGATTTTGGTCTTGTTGACTTACCAGAATGGTGGAGAAAAGAAAAGTTGGTTGAAGACAAAACGGCTTATAAGGATTGGAGGGCTGTGTAA
- a CDS encoding class II glutamine amidotransferase codes for MTHYSEMSGCGLAGIINRDGTKISGKFIYDSITSMKERGNGMGAGYAAYGIYPEMTEYYAFHVMLDDLDYESEVNAVLNRFFRIVKSEMIPTKSVPSLYKKTKPPIFYRYFVEPREDAKLPMETEEDLVVRAVMTINDGIDGAYVISSGKNMGAFKGVGHPDEIGDFFEIKEYEGYIWLAHTRFPTNTPGWWGGAHPFTLLDWAIVHNGEITSYGTNKRYVEMFGYKCTLLTDTEVAAYLFDLLFRKHRLPIRAVFMAMAAPFWKDIEHYKEVGLDKVYEMAKMIRTVYAPAMLNGPFAMLFAFKDGVIGFNDRIKLRPFVAAVNGDTVYMASEESAIRVICPEPEKVWMPKAGEPVIALMNHCTEEEVCYPGN; via the coding sequence ATGACTCACTACAGTGAAATGTCTGGATGCGGCTTAGCTGGGATAATAAACAGAGATGGAACAAAAATAAGCGGGAAGTTCATATATGACTCCATAACGTCTATGAAAGAACGCGGAAACGGAATGGGAGCAGGTTACGCTGCCTACGGTATATATCCTGAAATGACGGAATATTACGCTTTTCACGTAATGTTAGATGATTTGGATTACGAATCTGAAGTTAACGCCGTTTTAAACAGGTTCTTCAGAATAGTAAAAAGTGAAATGATTCCTACAAAAAGCGTTCCTTCTCTATACAAAAAGACAAAACCACCTATTTTCTATAGATACTTCGTTGAACCAAGAGAAGATGCAAAGCTTCCAATGGAAACTGAAGAAGATTTAGTTGTAAGGGCGGTAATGACCATTAATGATGGTATTGACGGCGCTTACGTAATATCAAGCGGTAAAAATATGGGCGCTTTTAAAGGTGTAGGACATCCAGATGAAATCGGGGATTTTTTTGAAATAAAGGAATATGAAGGTTATATCTGGCTTGCACATACGAGATTCCCGACAAACACGCCGGGATGGTGGGGAGGTGCGCATCCTTTTACGCTGCTTGACTGGGCAATAGTTCACAACGGAGAAATAACATCTTACGGAACCAACAAACGCTACGTTGAAATGTTTGGATACAAATGTACCCTTTTAACTGATACAGAAGTTGCAGCATATCTGTTTGACCTTTTATTCAGAAAACACAGACTTCCTATAAGAGCCGTATTTATGGCTATGGCTGCACCTTTCTGGAAAGATATTGAACACTACAAAGAAGTTGGACTTGATAAAGTTTACGAAATGGCGAAAATGATAAGAACTGTCTACGCTCCTGCCATGCTTAACGGACCTTTTGCCATGCTATTTGCCTTTAAAGACGGAGTAATTGGATTTAACGATAGAATCAAGCTAAGACCTTTCGTTGCAGCAGTGAACGGCGATACCGTTTACATGGCAAGTGAGGAATCTGCTATAAGAGTTATATGTCCGGAACCTGAAAAAGTATGGATGCCTAAAGCCGGTGAACCAGTTATAGCGTTAATGAACCACTGCACAGAGGAAGAAGTTTGTTATCCTGGAAATTAA
- the trpB gene encoding tryptophan synthase subunit beta — MYRYPDEKGKYGIYGGKYVPETLMAALSELEEAYQEIKKDRSFQEEFGKLLKEYVGRPTSLQYAKRLSEYLGNGIKIYLKREDLNHTGAHKINNALGQALLAKRMGKKRIIAETGAGQHGVATATACAFLGLECIVYMGEEDVRRQALNVFRMELLGAKVEVVKSGSRTLKDAVNEAIRDWVTNVRTTHYIIGSVVGPHPYPMIVRDFQSVIGRETKEQILEAEGRLPDVIVACVGGGSNAMGIFYPFIEDENVELVGVEAGGYGLDTDKHAATICKGKVGVFHGAKSYLLQTEDGQVTPTHSISAGLDYPGVGPEHSYLFEIKRAKYDAVTDEEALKAFQIFSRTEGIIPALESSHAIAWVLKNADNLKDKLVVINLSGRGDKDVNQVKEILEEQKDLRIW, encoded by the coding sequence TTGTATAGATATCCTGACGAAAAAGGCAAATATGGAATTTACGGCGGCAAATACGTTCCTGAAACGCTAATGGCTGCACTTTCTGAACTTGAAGAAGCTTACCAAGAAATAAAGAAAGATAGAAGTTTCCAGGAAGAGTTCGGAAAGTTACTGAAAGAATACGTAGGAAGACCTACATCACTTCAATACGCCAAAAGGCTTTCCGAATATTTGGGAAATGGAATAAAAATTTACCTAAAAAGAGAAGACCTTAATCATACAGGCGCACATAAGATAAATAACGCTTTAGGGCAGGCGTTGCTTGCCAAACGTATGGGTAAAAAGAGGATAATTGCAGAGACTGGAGCAGGACAGCATGGCGTTGCAACAGCTACCGCCTGCGCATTTTTAGGACTTGAATGTATCGTTTACATGGGTGAAGAAGACGTTCGCAGGCAAGCTCTTAACGTCTTCAGAATGGAACTGTTAGGAGCAAAAGTTGAGGTTGTTAAAAGCGGGAGCAGAACGTTAAAGGATGCTGTTAACGAAGCAATAAGAGACTGGGTAACAAACGTTAGAACGACTCATTACATAATAGGTTCTGTTGTAGGACCACACCCTTATCCGATGATTGTCAGGGATTTTCAGAGCGTAATAGGAAGAGAAACTAAAGAACAGATTCTGGAGGCTGAAGGTAGATTGCCTGACGTAATTGTGGCGTGCGTTGGTGGTGGAAGTAATGCGATGGGGATTTTTTATCCTTTTATAGAAGATGAAAACGTTGAATTAGTGGGAGTAGAAGCAGGTGGATATGGACTTGATACAGATAAACACGCTGCAACAATCTGCAAAGGTAAAGTTGGCGTCTTTCATGGGGCGAAATCTTACTTACTGCAAACAGAAGATGGGCAAGTAACTCCTACTCACTCCATTTCTGCAGGATTGGATTATCCAGGTGTAGGTCCAGAACACTCTTATCTCTTCGAAATTAAAAGAGCAAAATACGATGCAGTAACAGATGAAGAAGCTCTAAAGGCTTTTCAAATATTTTCAAGAACAGAGGGTATAATTCCAGCCCTTGAAAGCTCACATGCAATAGCATGGGTACTCAAAAACGCAGATAATCTAAAAGATAAGTTAGTAGTAATAAACCTATCAGGAAGAGGCGATAAAGACGTCAACCAGGTAAAAGAGATATTAGAGGAACAAAAGGACTTACGTATATGGTAG
- a CDS encoding EAL domain-containing protein, whose product MVDELTGLLSRKTFFEHLSKIPIEQSFTICLFDIDDFKFVNFTHGYTVGDKILKAVALQIQKAFKLYSSNFTIARTGADQFGVIIFDEIPKVRIEELFNRYLKLLEFKKGNDFIRLTISGGVSGGRGKGEVIFSQAENALFSAKSAGKNMITFYENFAAYDMEKFKEVRYKLVQAIKKKSIKPYFQPIVSLRTGRIFGYEVLSRIFLDTEVLSGDYVFLVADSLALTPEIDKILFLNAIKFFGEYKLFFNLSMKYFFKELNTIFEIARKYSLDLSNVIFEITESQKLLQEKTAISIFTMFKEFKAGIAVDDFGAGYSNFMYLKKFPADVVKIDGAFIKNAKNNIKDLSIVKTIVDVAKVHNLRTLAEFIEDEETYQVMKDVGVSLGQGWFIGKPSPEPMEVKINIK is encoded by the coding sequence ATGGTAGATGAGCTGACAGGGCTCTTATCAAGGAAAACATTCTTTGAGCACTTGTCAAAAATTCCCATAGAGCAATCTTTTACCATATGTCTTTTTGACATTGATGATTTTAAGTTTGTTAACTTTACCCATGGATATACTGTAGGAGACAAAATTCTTAAAGCAGTAGCTCTACAAATCCAAAAAGCTTTCAAGCTTTACTCTTCAAACTTTACTATAGCAAGAACCGGGGCTGACCAATTCGGAGTCATTATTTTTGATGAGATACCAAAAGTCAGAATAGAGGAGCTTTTCAATAGATACCTTAAATTACTTGAATTTAAAAAGGGCAACGACTTTATAAGATTAACTATAAGCGGCGGAGTTAGCGGAGGTAGGGGAAAAGGAGAAGTTATTTTCAGTCAAGCCGAAAATGCTCTATTCTCTGCAAAATCTGCAGGTAAAAATATGATTACTTTCTATGAAAACTTCGCAGCTTACGATATGGAGAAATTTAAGGAAGTTAGATATAAGTTAGTCCAAGCTATTAAGAAAAAAAGTATAAAACCCTATTTTCAACCGATTGTTTCGTTGAGGACGGGGAGGATTTTTGGATATGAAGTCCTTTCAAGGATTTTTTTAGACACTGAAGTTTTAAGTGGTGACTATGTATTTTTAGTAGCTGACTCATTAGCACTAACTCCTGAGATAGATAAAATTTTATTTCTCAATGCGATTAAATTTTTCGGGGAATATAAACTGTTTTTCAACCTTTCTATGAAATATTTCTTTAAAGAGCTAAACACCATCTTTGAAATAGCAAGAAAATATTCTCTTGACCTTTCCAACGTAATTTTTGAAATTACGGAATCCCAGAAACTACTTCAAGAAAAGACAGCCATAAGCATTTTCACAATGTTCAAAGAATTCAAAGCAGGCATTGCCGTAGACGACTTCGGAGCAGGTTATTCAAACTTTATGTACCTTAAAAAATTTCCTGCCGATGTAGTAAAAATAGATGGAGCATTCATTAAAAACGCGAAAAATAACATAAAAGACCTTAGTATTGTCAAAACTATAGTAGATGTAGCAAAAGTTCATAACTTGAGAACATTAGCAGAATTTATAGAAGATGAAGAAACTTACCAAGTTATGAAAGATGTAGGAGTATCTTTAGGACAAGGGTGGTTTATAGGTAAACCATCTCCTGAACCAATGGAAGTAAAAATCAATATAAAATAG